Sequence from the Cuniculiplasma divulgatum genome:
GGACCCTGCATACTCAAAAACTATGGATTTTGCCTCAGTGGGGTCAACCAGTTTCCAATCAATTGACTCAAGAAAACCATTACGCAATATGCCAGATCTGCTGTAAGCATGGGCCAGCAGCACTTGATTCCGAATGTCGGTTTCTGCAATCTTCTCAAGAATTGGCAGTTCACTTTCAGGAATGGACTGTGGTGAAAATGCATTGATTATGCGCTCGGTGTCGCTGGGCGAGCCGCCATCTAAAATGGATGAGCATTTTTCCAACAGGGGTAGAAGCAACTCTTTATTTTCTGCGATCTTCTGAATGTTAAGGATGAGAATTATTGAATCAGCAGTGGCTGACTTGCAGGTTTCTTCCAGATAATGCTGGATTGATTCCAGAAGGCTGCTGGTGATCTCAATGCCTGAGCTTCCTTCTGCAGTAAGGTAGGGTGTCACAATCTTCAGCAACTCCGCCGGAGAGGTGTTCGCAGTACCGGCATCCAGGAAAGCCTGCTCAAGCAGTTTCACCATCTTTCTCTGTGAAACTCCATCTGCCATTTTCACACTACATTCATAATTCTATATTATTATTGTTGTCATTTGCAGTTTTTCACAGCTGAAAACGGTGGATTTAGCATTTGCCAGTGAGGAGTCTCCATTCTCAAGACAGGGAAAGAAGACGTGCGACAAATTATCGTCTTCTCAGGGATATAGGGAGCCTGCAGGAAGCCATGGCTAAAAGGTAGGTTAAATTATTGCTTTATGCGTGACTGCATCCACAAGGTCAGATGGCCCAGCATGAATGACATGGTACCTTCTGGCCCGTGAAAATTCAGGCTGATGGAGATTCCACAATAAACATCTGAAGCTGGCAGTTGCTGCGAAAGCCTGGAGGTGAGGCCACAACTGCATGCCTTTAAAACCAGCTCAAATGGCTCCCCCAAGCATGATGGAAGTCAGGTAAAGGGTCCCATACATCACAAGTGAGATTATCCAGGTCATTATGACAAAGTGGTGGAGACCGTGAATCACCCGGCCACCATCTGCAAATTTAAGTGCTGTTCCAGCTATGAATGAATGCAGCATGAGTATAACAACAAGGAAAACCTCGATCATTAAAATTGATGAGGCAGGCTGTGAAACAAAGATTCCAAATGAATTAAGCGAAGAGACATTGAACGTGGCGAACACCTTGTTGATTATTTCCAGTACACCGAAAGATATTGCAAGAGAGAAAGCCAGGCCGCCCGTGATGCCATATAATACACCTATGTAACTGCTCACTGAGGCATGCCTCCTCTTTCTCAGCCTTATGACCCTGTCGAAATTGTCGGCAACCACTGCACCAGCTTTGGCAGCATCTGCACCAAGATCAATTGACTCAACAAAGCTTTCTGAAAAAACCTCTATGAGATGCGACCCTGTATCCGCACTGAAATATTTCCATGCCCTGAGGCTGTCAATCCTGTATGCGAGCCTCCTGTAGAGGTTTCGTATATCCTGCGTCAGCGTCCCGAAGTCGTGAAGCACAATGGACTTCAAGGCATCTATAACCATGTTTCCGCGAGCAGATGCTGATCCTGAAAGTGATCTGATGAAACTCCCGAACATTTCATCCTTCTTCAGGACTATTTTCTCAGCCTTTGAACCTATGTATCCCGGGAAGAAGAACGGCGTTATTATTATTGCAACAGCAATGTAGAAGGGCATGGCGAAAAATAACCTTGTTCCCAGAAGTACTGCTGCTAATGCCACAGAAGATACTGAAGCGTAGATGAAGACTCTCCTGATCTTCAACTGAAGGGGAGTTTTTATCCCGGTGTCATGCCAGATTGGGTCGTTTGGCAGAACCATCTTTATTCCATAAACCAGCATGGATTCACCAAGTATTATTGTAATGAGGCTCAGGGAAAGCACAGAGAGTATGTTGATTTTGATGAGCACAGGCATAATCATGATAAAAGTGATCATGAATGCAAATGCCAGAAGGAGTGAGATGTACATATCCTTGTAAAGGTCGAAGGTGTAAAGTGACGATATGTATGTGGTTTCAAAGTTATTCATCACTGTCTCCGATTCATTCTTGACGAAATCTTCAAAGTCCTGACCGCTGTTTATGGCATGGCCAAATCTTGCCAGGAAATCTTCAAATACCTCACTGGGTACCTTGGTGGAAACAAGCATGGCAGCTTCGGACAGCCCTCTTTTCCAGTTCTTGA
This genomic interval carries:
- a CDS encoding type II secretion system F family protein gives rise to the protein MVTFKNSKLLAGIEFKKSDTAVIVAGTLVTAAGFMLYNIFVSIYFMIFAAVGASLMFFTILRPIIQRDSAKADINSNIPYFMTAFATLAVSSANRIDLLEIISRKEKLGRIRFEIARLVNLVKNWKRGLSEAAMLVSTKVPSEVFEDFLARFGHAINSGQDFEDFVKNESETVMNNFETTYISSLYTFDLYKDMYISLLLAFAFMITFIMIMPVLIKINILSVLSLSLITIILGESMLVYGIKMVLPNDPIWHDTGIKTPLQLKIRRVFIYASVSSVALAAVLLGTRLFFAMPFYIAVAIIITPFFFPGYIGSKAEKIVLKKDEMFGSFIRSLSGSASARGNMVIDALKSIVLHDFGTLTQDIRNLYRRLAYRIDSLRAWKYFSADTGSHLIEVFSESFVESIDLGADAAKAGAVVADNFDRVIRLRKRRHASVSSYIGVLYGITGGLAFSLAISFGVLEIINKVFATFNVSSLNSFGIFVSQPASSILMIEVFLVVILMLHSFIAGTALKFADGGRVIHGLHHFVIMTWIISLVMYGTLYLTSIMLGGAI